A single region of the Flavobacteriales bacterium genome encodes:
- a CDS encoding PorV/PorQ family protein, whose amino-acid sequence MRKKVLIITAVALTTSLVSQQVQAGNEDRAGQAGATELLINPFARSSGWAGANSASVRGLEASFLNIAGSAFTKRTEVLFARSAWFADADIYINTFGFTQKVGASGVLGLTIMSMDFGDIMITTTDLPEGGLGTFSPQYLNIGLSYARAFSNSIFGGVSIRTVSEAISDVKAQGVAIDAGIQYVTGNAEHPERTKFGISIRNVGPPMQFSGDGISFRTDAPSGSGYDMRVEQRTSTFELPSLLNIGLSYDIVSTGIDSTKSHRLTFAGTYTSNSFSKDEVKGGLEYGYKKYLMLRAGYHYEKGMLTEDDKTTWWAGPTAGVTVEIPMGSKGTTFGVDYSYRARDPFAGVHTFGARINM is encoded by the coding sequence ATGAGAAAGAAGGTTCTAATCATCACTGCTGTTGCTCTGACAACAAGCCTGGTAAGCCAACAGGTACAGGCAGGTAATGAGGATCGCGCCGGCCAGGCCGGTGCCACAGAATTGCTGATCAACCCTTTTGCCAGAAGCTCTGGCTGGGCAGGGGCGAATTCGGCTTCCGTGCGTGGCCTTGAGGCTTCATTCCTTAACATAGCAGGATCTGCTTTTACCAAACGTACGGAGGTATTGTTTGCAAGGTCTGCGTGGTTTGCAGATGCGGACATTTACATCAATACATTTGGATTTACCCAGAAGGTAGGCGCTTCAGGTGTTCTCGGACTTACCATCATGTCCATGGACTTCGGTGACATCATGATCACCACCACAGACTTGCCTGAAGGTGGATTGGGAACTTTCTCTCCCCAATACCTCAATATCGGTTTGTCTTATGCCAGGGCGTTTTCAAATAGTATCTTCGGTGGCGTAAGTATCCGCACCGTTTCCGAGGCCATCTCCGATGTGAAAGCACAAGGTGTTGCCATTGATGCCGGAATCCAATACGTTACGGGAAATGCAGAACACCCGGAGCGTACCAAGTTCGGCATATCCATCCGCAACGTAGGCCCGCCTATGCAGTTCTCTGGTGATGGAATCTCTTTCCGTACGGATGCGCCTTCCGGAAGTGGTTATGATATGCGTGTTGAGCAGCGTACATCCACTTTTGAATTGCCATCACTGCTGAATATCGGTCTGTCATATGACATCGTAAGTACGGGCATCGACAGCACCAAGTCACATCGTTTGACATTCGCAGGTACCTATACTTCCAATTCCTTCTCGAAAGATGAAGTGAAAGGCGGATTGGAATATGGCTATAAAAAATACCTCATGCTACGCGCCGGTTATCATTATGAAAAAGGAATGTTGACTGAGGATGACAAAACAACCTGGTGGGCCGGTCCTACCGCTGGTGTTACCGTGGAAATACCTATGGGTTCCAAAGGCACCACCTTCGGCGTTGATTACTCTTACCGCGCCCGCGACCCGTTTGCCGGGGTACACACATTCGGTGCAAGAATAAACATGTGA
- the greA gene encoding transcription elongation factor GreA: MSKTQYFTQEGLKKLRDELEHLMTHERAEISKQIAEARDKGDLSENAEYDAAKDAQGLLEMKIAKLEEIVMNARVIDGSKLDHSKVVILSTVTIKNNGNGSTMKYTLVSEEEADLKQGKISVDSPIGKGLLGKKVGEKTSIKVPSGTMELEVVDISM, translated from the coding sequence ATGTCAAAGACCCAATATTTTACCCAGGAAGGCTTGAAAAAGCTCCGGGATGAACTGGAACACCTCATGACCCATGAAAGGGCTGAGATATCTAAACAAATTGCAGAAGCCCGTGACAAAGGAGATTTGTCAGAGAATGCAGAATACGATGCGGCAAAGGATGCACAGGGGCTACTTGAAATGAAGATAGCCAAGCTGGAAGAGATTGTAATGAATGCCCGGGTCATCGATGGTTCCAAGCTGGATCATTCCAAGGTGGTGATCTTATCTACCGTTACCATAAAAAACAATGGCAACGGTTCCACTATGAAATACACCCTGGTTTCAGAAGAAGAAGCAGATCTGAAACAAGGTAAGATATCCGTGGATTCTCCCATAGGTAAGGGACTCCTGGGAAAGAAGGTAGGGGAGAAAACATCCATCAAAGTACCTTCCGGTACCATGGAACTTGAAGTGGTGGATATATCCATGTAA
- a CDS encoding HIT family protein, whose translation MPSIFSKIIAREIPSFRVAENEEFIAFLDIQPLAPGHTLVVPKMEVDYIFDLPHEVYERYWIFARKVASAIESVETCKRIGIAVIGLEVPHAHIHLVPINYVGDINFSKPKMEIPSEEQQQRAERIRAVFEKLPVS comes from the coding sequence ATGCCAAGCATTTTTTCAAAGATCATCGCTAGGGAAATCCCCAGTTTCAGAGTCGCAGAGAACGAAGAATTCATTGCCTTTCTCGATATTCAGCCTTTGGCACCCGGACATACATTGGTGGTGCCAAAGATGGAGGTGGATTACATTTTCGACCTGCCTCATGAGGTCTATGAACGCTACTGGATATTTGCCCGGAAGGTGGCTTCAGCCATTGAATCGGTGGAAACATGCAAGCGCATCGGTATAGCCGTCATCGGCCTTGAGGTACCGCATGCGCATATCCACCTGGTACCCATCAACTACGTGGGAGATATCAACTTCTCCAAACCTAAAATGGAAATACCCTCTGAAGAGCAACAGCAGCGGGCGGAGCGGATCAGAGCTGTCTTTGAGAAGTTACCCGTTTCTTAG
- the ruvC gene encoding crossover junction endodeoxyribonuclease RuvC, which yields MSNHAIKKAAKDRIILGIDPGTNVMGYGIIHIKGVQPHLLIMDALHLSPKKSHPDRLKTIFEFTLELIRTHHPDELAIEAPFFGKNVQSMLKLGRAQGVAMAACLYQSVPIFEYSPKKIKQSITGNGNASKEQVAAMLKSIFSLKSLPDNLDATDGLAAALCHHFQGDNPSGAAAKSSSGWAGFLKKNPDRLRNG from the coding sequence ATGTCAAACCATGCGATAAAAAAGGCAGCTAAGGACCGGATCATCCTGGGCATAGACCCCGGAACCAATGTGATGGGCTATGGCATCATCCATATCAAGGGGGTTCAGCCACACCTTCTGATCATGGATGCATTGCATCTTTCTCCAAAAAAAAGTCATCCCGACCGGCTAAAGACCATCTTTGAATTCACCCTTGAATTGATACGCACGCATCATCCCGATGAGCTGGCGATTGAAGCGCCGTTCTTTGGGAAGAACGTGCAATCAATGTTAAAGCTGGGACGTGCGCAGGGGGTGGCCATGGCGGCATGCCTGTATCAATCCGTTCCGATTTTCGAATACAGTCCGAAGAAGATCAAGCAATCCATTACAGGTAACGGCAACGCCTCGAAGGAACAGGTTGCTGCCATGCTGAAGTCTATCTTCAGCTTAAAGTCCCTTCCAGATAACCTGGATGCTACGGATGGTCTGGCGGCGGCGCTATGTCACCACTTTCAGGGCGATAACCCCTCGGGAGCCGCGGCCAAAAGCAGTTCCGGATGGGCTGGTTTTCTCAAAAAAAATCCGGATCGGCTAAGAAACGGGTAA
- a CDS encoding flippase-like domain-containing protein has protein sequence MRRKQLRKAAAWLIKIAIVCLAFYYIYRQVFLKHDLDELTQAAEHSVGKHEWPYLITVLLMMLLNWGIEAVKWRYLVKKVETISFKRAVSAIFSGVTVSVFTPNKIGEYGGRVFHLKSEHRLDAVVITLIGSMMQLMVTLLAGVISSVFFYTCYFDSDDYLQDYFFYAALFVTVALIGLMAVAFFRRMLLKRAAHRIGLMNWARKYLRALTYYEGRELLRVLLYSVSRYFVFSGQLYLLLITFDVHISVTQALILLPMMFFMITVIPKPIAFAELGVRASTAIYFISYVSPNQLGVLLAMFFLWIINLAIPALLGSIFILRMKIISR, from the coding sequence ATGCGAAGAAAGCAACTTCGAAAGGCGGCTGCCTGGTTGATAAAGATAGCAATTGTTTGTCTGGCCTTCTATTACATTTACCGGCAGGTTTTCCTGAAACATGACCTGGATGAGCTTACCCAGGCTGCGGAACATTCCGTGGGCAAACATGAATGGCCTTATCTGATCACGGTACTGTTAATGATGTTACTGAACTGGGGTATTGAGGCTGTTAAGTGGAGGTATCTGGTAAAGAAGGTAGAGACGATCTCCTTCAAAAGGGCAGTGTCAGCAATCTTTTCGGGCGTGACGGTCAGTGTTTTTACACCCAACAAAATAGGTGAATATGGGGGAAGGGTGTTTCATCTGAAATCCGAACACCGCCTGGATGCCGTAGTCATCACCCTCATCGGGAGTATGATGCAACTGATGGTCACCCTCCTTGCAGGAGTGATCTCATCCGTGTTTTTTTACACCTGTTATTTTGATTCCGACGATTACCTCCAGGATTATTTTTTCTATGCGGCGTTGTTCGTGACGGTCGCCCTGATTGGCCTGATGGCGGTTGCATTTTTCAGACGAATGCTTCTAAAACGTGCAGCCCACCGTATTGGGCTGATGAACTGGGCCCGAAAGTATCTCCGAGCCTTAACGTACTATGAAGGCAGGGAGTTGCTCCGGGTACTGCTGTATTCGGTATCCCGGTACTTTGTGTTCTCGGGTCAGCTATACCTGCTCCTGATCACCTTTGATGTACATATTTCTGTGACACAGGCTTTGATCTTGTTGCCCATGATGTTTTTCATGATAACGGTCATTCCCAAGCCGATCGCTTTTGCGGAACTGGGCGTTCGTGCTTCCACGGCCATCTACTTTATATCCTATGTTTCCCCCAATCAATTGGGGGTACTGCTCGCCATGTTCTTTCTCTGGATCATCAACCTGGCCATACCCGCATTGCTGGGCAGCATTTTTATACTGCGCATGAAAATCATATCCAGATGA
- a CDS encoding glycosyltransferase yields the protein MTEFLLSCVVLLVNLYGVYLAWIWFGWRKVKEPDVHRNTKFEVMVTVVVAARNEAGNLPRCINSLLKQEYPSALLECIIVDDHSDDETLRVANEKIAGHDGFKVMMLDNDGQGKKAALQMGISHASGQLIVTTDADCTHPARWIQMMVTTYLSEKAKMVLGPVALTGKGFFRQWQALEMRALMGLTGGAVGWGKPTMANGANLAFEKEAFFEVGGYEGNTQKASGDDVFLLHKMMTNYPDSIAFAKHTEAVVSTPALGNPGLFMDQRVRWASKMLGGYKSLHIQFAGALVYFLHLFMLICVILSITASDYMFWFRRVFVLKFLIDMMFLYLVDVQQNQAMEFRRGFPLKVLLGELLNLLYIPVSGLLVLKGSYRWKGRKVR from the coding sequence ATGACGGAATTTCTTCTATCGTGCGTTGTGTTGCTCGTTAATCTTTACGGAGTGTATTTAGCCTGGATATGGTTCGGATGGCGAAAAGTGAAGGAACCGGATGTACATCGCAATACCAAATTTGAAGTAATGGTCACGGTGGTGGTAGCCGCACGTAATGAAGCCGGAAATCTGCCCCGATGTATAAACTCCCTGCTGAAACAGGAGTATCCTTCCGCATTGTTGGAGTGTATTATTGTTGATGATCATTCCGATGATGAAACGTTACGGGTTGCAAATGAGAAGATCGCGGGACATGATGGTTTCAAAGTGATGATGCTGGACAATGATGGTCAGGGGAAGAAGGCAGCACTACAAATGGGCATATCACACGCTTCCGGTCAGCTCATCGTTACGACCGATGCAGATTGCACGCATCCGGCCAGATGGATTCAGATGATGGTGACTACCTATCTTTCTGAAAAGGCAAAGATGGTATTGGGGCCGGTGGCATTAACAGGCAAAGGTTTTTTCCGTCAGTGGCAGGCACTGGAGATGAGGGCGTTGATGGGTCTGACCGGCGGGGCCGTTGGTTGGGGAAAACCTACCATGGCAAACGGAGCGAACCTGGCTTTTGAAAAGGAAGCTTTTTTTGAAGTGGGAGGTTATGAAGGTAACACACAGAAAGCTTCCGGAGATGATGTTTTCCTGCTGCATAAAATGATGACGAACTATCCCGACAGCATTGCGTTTGCCAAGCATACGGAGGCCGTCGTGTCAACACCCGCCTTGGGTAATCCCGGCTTGTTTATGGATCAGCGGGTGCGATGGGCATCCAAAATGCTCGGAGGGTATAAAAGCCTTCACATCCAGTTCGCAGGTGCCCTGGTCTATTTTCTGCATCTTTTCATGCTCATTTGCGTAATACTCTCGATAACCGCTTCGGATTATATGTTCTGGTTCCGACGGGTTTTCGTATTGAAGTTTCTGATTGATATGATGTTTTTATATTTGGTAGACGTCCAGCAAAACCAGGCAATGGAGTTCAGAAGAGGATTTCCGTTAAAAGTATTATTGGGCGAACTGTTGAATCTGCTGTATATTCCTGTATCCGGGCTTCTGGTGTTGAAAGGAAGCTACCGGTGGAAAGGAAGGAAGGTCCGGTAA
- a CDS encoding ABC transporter permease has protein sequence MRKNRIGMFGLGIICLAVSVAILGYLIMPDSTPMANDQKPELTIKKPGFSVEMLLVTKNEQIEYSNFILKLMFGQKSRYRAIPISSYHFEGANIFVKEYTGIDDDEDVPEKKYNLADVVYPLSYERPDVEKRGDRLFFMGINGKIESASIEELQEEVKDNHLITRTYWLGTDRSGRDLLSRLMAGTRISLSVGFISVLISLVIGLAMGAIGGFFRGRVDNVVQWIINVVWSIPTLLLVIAITLALGKGFWQVFVAVGLTMWVEVARVVRGQVLSIREKEFIEAGRALGFKNARLIALHVLPNVMGPVIVISAANFAAAILIEAGLSFLGVGAPPPMPSWGSMIRDHYGYIIVDAAYLAILPGLAIMTMVLAFNLVGNALRDALDSKTSQSSHPM, from the coding sequence ATGCGGAAGAACCGGATCGGTATGTTCGGACTGGGTATCATATGTCTGGCTGTTTCTGTTGCCATCCTTGGTTATCTGATCATGCCTGACTCCACACCTATGGCGAATGATCAAAAGCCGGAGCTAACGATCAAGAAGCCTGGTTTTTCCGTGGAAATGCTGCTTGTTACCAAGAATGAACAGATCGAATATTCCAATTTTATCCTAAAACTCATGTTCGGTCAGAAAAGCCGGTATCGGGCCATTCCCATCAGTTCTTACCATTTTGAAGGTGCCAATATTTTTGTAAAAGAATATACAGGTATAGATGATGATGAGGACGTGCCTGAGAAGAAGTATAACCTTGCCGATGTTGTTTACCCGTTGTCTTACGAAAGACCGGATGTAGAGAAGCGGGGAGACCGGCTTTTCTTCATGGGGATAAACGGAAAGATTGAATCCGCTTCGATCGAAGAGCTTCAGGAAGAAGTGAAAGACAATCATCTGATCACGCGCACCTATTGGTTGGGTACGGACCGCTCCGGACGTGACCTTTTAAGTCGTTTGATGGCCGGAACGCGCATTTCTCTTTCCGTTGGATTTATTTCAGTGCTCATCTCCCTCGTCATCGGTCTGGCGATGGGTGCCATTGGTGGTTTCTTCCGTGGCCGGGTGGACAATGTGGTTCAATGGATCATCAATGTGGTGTGGTCGATCCCTACACTTTTGCTGGTGATCGCCATTACCCTTGCATTGGGAAAAGGATTCTGGCAGGTGTTTGTGGCCGTAGGACTTACTATGTGGGTGGAAGTAGCGCGGGTTGTGCGGGGGCAGGTACTCAGCATCCGCGAAAAAGAATTCATTGAGGCCGGAAGGGCGTTGGGTTTTAAAAATGCGCGGTTGATCGCACTACACGTGCTTCCCAATGTGATGGGCCCGGTGATTGTTATATCTGCGGCCAACTTTGCGGCAGCCATCCTCATTGAGGCCGGGCTGAGTTTTCTGGGGGTAGGTGCACCGCCACCGATGCCTTCCTGGGGTAGCATGATCCGTGACCACTATGGATACATTATCGTTGATGCCGCTTACCTTGCCATCCTTCCCGGATTAGCTATCATGACAATGGTCCTGGCCTTTAACCTGGTTGGCAATGCATTGAGGGATGCCCTGGATAGCAAGACCAGCCAGAGCAGTCACCCTATGTAG
- a CDS encoding DUF3127 domain-containing protein — protein MYTLKGTLRVKSEAKQISDSFRKRDFVVTEQSTQYPQHISFQLTQDKCELLDSIQPGDEITLSFNIRGREWISKEGEKKYFNSLDVWKIEKENAGGQNGPQESTFFADETPPPETDDLPF, from the coding sequence ATGTATACACTCAAAGGAACCCTCAGGGTAAAAAGCGAAGCCAAACAGATCAGCGACTCATTCAGAAAAAGAGATTTCGTTGTTACAGAACAATCCACACAATACCCGCAGCATATCAGCTTTCAGCTAACCCAGGATAAATGTGAGTTACTGGATTCTATCCAGCCGGGCGATGAGATCACGCTGTCATTTAATATCCGCGGCCGGGAATGGATCAGCAAGGAGGGTGAGAAAAAATACTTCAACTCACTTGATGTATGGAAGATTGAAAAGGAAAATGCGGGTGGTCAGAACGGACCGCAAGAGTCTACTTTCTTTGCAGATGAAACACCACCGCCGGAAACCGACGATCTTCCTTTCTGA